The stretch of DNA AGCACTATCCGTGCCATTTTGCTGCATCACATAGACGTAACCATCACGAATGGTTCTTAAAATATACTGGTAATCGCTTAGTGCTTCATCAGGCATTCTATCTTTAAAATTGAGCTTTTCGGTATATTGCGCCAGTTCAAGGTAAACTGGATCACCATTTGGTGAGCTATCTGTTTTATTTTTAGCGATTATTGCTTGGCGTAGTAAAAAAACTTTAAGTCCATGACGCTGACATGCAGCGCACTTTGCTTCTGCGTCAGCGGCACTTTGATTGGCCGTGGCTTGATTTTGTTTCATCCTATTTCCCTATAACCTATCTACTGCGATTTTTCACTAAAAAGAATGTTATTCCATACCGATTTTTGTGTATCAATAAACCCTTGTGATAACGTGCCGGGCGATTGTTTAGCCTTTTTTATCAGCGTGAGTGAATCTTCATATTTTGCAAAATCGACGTTAAAACTAAGGCTATTTAAGCCCCAAAATAAAATATCATTACTATTAGTTAAACCCAGCATTATCGCTTGTTCAACCAAATTGTGACATTGGCGAACAATATTATGAGCAAGCGGTAAACCTTGTTCGCTTTCTCGTTTAGTGCGACTATTTGCCCAGGCAATAACCAGTGTTTGAGTCAGCTTTAAATGCGTTAATGAATCAACCAACGCACTGCTCCAGTTTGTATTCGTCGCCTCATCTTTAACCGTAACTGAGTAAGGCGTTAAGCGACCATGATGAATAGAAGGATAATAATACCCCTCAATTCCAGATAATTGCGCTGATAAATTATTTTGATCTGGGTTAGTTGCAACCTGCTGTAAAAACTCCATTCGAAAGGGTTCAAAAAACGGGTAAAAAAGTTGTTGCATTTTGCCAGCGATATTATCGCCGATGGCAATAATTTTATCAGCCAGCGCCTGCGGCGCAAGGTCACTAATAATAACCGCACAAATATAGCGCTTTGGCCATAAACACTCTAGCGACGCTTGGCTAATAATATCGGTGACGATTTCATTTTCAAGATACACAGCAGGCTCAGCAAGGGTAATTAATGTTGGGCATACCTTTGTGTCATAAGATAAATCACTGCGTAACACTTTGGTGATATTTTTATCACCAAAGGTTTTAACTAATGAGGGACTTGAAAGTGGACTTTCATCTGCTAAAGCCGCCAAATTATCAACTAGTAAATAGCGATATTGAAAAAAATGAGTATGGTTATTTACTCTATTTAGCATATTAACTCATCTCTGCGCAGCGTTTAACTGAAAGCTCACTTAGTTTTAATTCAATATGTTCTGACTCGGCTGTCGCCGGCCCCATTTTTTGCATCGCAGCCGCTTTAATCGTTACATTAGAGCTAGTACCAAGCTCGATACCTGACGGTTCAACTTTAATATAAGTGCCACCACTAACTAGCAAAATCTCTTTACTTGCTGTGATGGTAATATTGCCATCAACACTATCAATTTTAATATCTTGCTTAGCCGCAATATCCATCGCGTCGTTTTGCGCTTGCACTTCAACTTTGCCTTGATTGGCAAATAGCTTTATGCCCGCTTTATGGGCGAATATACCAACCGCCTCTGATGACGCTAAGGTGATGTTTTTTAGTGCGCTAATATCAGTTTGCTGCTCACTGGTTAAGCTAAGGCTGTTACTACTTGATAACTGAATATTTTCATCACTGGTTAAGGCAATGCCGGCTGGCGCATAGGCAATAATGCCCGCCTGCGTTAGCTGTTTGAGTGCGCTTTGTAGCTCGGCTTGGCTGCTCGTATCCGCTTGGTGCGCCTGTGCGGTGCTTGCCGCATTTTGTAGCGCTTTAGCGATAGATAACGCATTTTCAAGCTGGGTGATAGCGCCTTGCATATCAAGCTGCTGGCCTTGGGCTTTCGGTTCGCTTTGCGCGGTTAGGTATAAGCCTTTGTTCGCGCTAATTGCGCCCCATTCATCGGTGCGTAGCTCAAAGCCTTCACCGCGCTGCTCTTTATTTTGGTTAACTAAGTGCCCGATATTGAGCTGAGTTTTACCGTATTCGGTTGCAAGTTTAATATGCTCTTGGCCGCGCTTATCATCCATACGCAGTTTATTATTGGCCGGCGTTCTAAGCACATTGCGGTGTTTGTTGGCGGTGGTGACGTGGTCAGGGTGGTTACTGTCATGTAAGCTGTGGGCAATATACGGCCTATCGGGATTGCCCCCCGTGAACGCAATAGCAACGCCAGTACCATCGATTAATGGAAAGTGGAAACCGTAAGTATCCCCCGCATAGGGCTTAGCAAGTCGTACCCATAAACTTTCTTCACCGCTGCGCCAGGTTTTTAAGTCAAAATCAAATTTAACCCGGTAACGGCCTTGGGTGTCAATATAACCATAGGTGTCATTATCAGGGCTCGTTACCCGTGCAGGTAGTGTGCCACTCACTTGTGGCCAAGGCAGGGGCTGTGGGCGATACGGCTTTAATACGTTGTAGGGAATAGCAGTAAATTGTATTTGATACGACTCACTGCGGTCACCGTAGGACTCAGTCGATAAGATAACAATCCCTTCACTAATGCCATTCATCGGGCTACCGGTGACAATGATGCGTTGCCCAGGAGTTAAGTGGTAGTCATTACATTTACCGCTGATAATAATTTGGTCACTAATGTGCTGCTGATGGCGGATAGCGGCATACCAACTGCCGCTTTCAATAATACTGATATCACCTTTGCTTTTAAAGTGCTCACCATAGTGGTAATCAGTGCCTGAGGTGGTGGTCACTTTTGGCTGGCTGTTAACCAGCGAGTACATATCAGTTTGTGCCTGACGGTAGTTATCGTCTTGCACCATCACTTGACGTGGCACACTGTGACTTTGAAACTGTAAATCCCACACACTATCACGGGCTTTATCAACCATGCTACTTGGTAAGGTGTAAGCAATGCTCCCCGCATCGTCAAAGCCTTGCTCGTAATCACTGAGTACCAGCACATCGCAGTGATGCTCGCTATGGCTTTCAAAGCGAAACCATATGCCAACATCGGCAAGTAACCGCTGAATAAACGCAAGGTCACTTTCTTGCCACTGGGTAATAAACTCGCGCGCTGGGTAGCTGTCTTT from Orbaceae bacterium lpD04 encodes:
- the vgrG gene encoding type VI secretion system tip protein VgrG — encoded protein: MATELSHALNTFASELIGGRNNRYSLSITDMLSPISVLSIQGHEQLNQPWHYAITFTSRDKQIRISSALSQSASLAFLAPNFTPQVTQISSLDKPATNRTLYGVVTEFSQLSVNKDEAHYRVVLQPRLALFANDHYSAIYQNQSVVSVVEEVLRRHGFTGVDYRLELKDSYPAREFITQWQESDLAFIQRLLADVGIWFRFESHSEHHCDVLVLSDYEQGFDDAGSIAYTLPSSMVDKARDSVWDLQFQSHSVPRQVMVQDDNYRQAQTDMYSLVNSQPKVTTTSGTDYHYGEHFKSKGDISIIESGSWYAAIRHQQHISDQIIISGKCNDYHLTPGQRIIVTGSPMNGISEGIVILSTESYGDRSESYQIQFTAIPYNVLKPYRPQPLPWPQVSGTLPARVTSPDNDTYGYIDTQGRYRVKFDFDLKTWRSGEESLWVRLAKPYAGDTYGFHFPLIDGTGVAIAFTGGNPDRPYIAHSLHDSNHPDHVTTANKHRNVLRTPANNKLRMDDKRGQEHIKLATEYGKTQLNIGHLVNQNKEQRGEGFELRTDEWGAISANKGLYLTAQSEPKAQGQQLDMQGAITQLENALSIAKALQNAASTAQAHQADTSSQAELQSALKQLTQAGIIAYAPAGIALTSDENIQLSSSNSLSLTSEQQTDISALKNITLASSEAVGIFAHKAGIKLFANQGKVEVQAQNDAMDIAAKQDIKIDSVDGNITITASKEILLVSGGTYIKVEPSGIELGTSSNVTIKAAAMQKMGPATAESEHIELKLSELSVKRCAEMS